One part of the Sorangiineae bacterium MSr11954 genome encodes these proteins:
- a CDS encoding bifunctional metallophosphatase/5'-nucleotidase — translation MGSGSWCRGVVSAWFAAATLFAVGGGAGCSSSVEGPSSPCPPGQTCQTRLTLLHTSDIHSRLLPYDLLVTQVDADLGLGTLGQLSNVGGVARMSYVLARERARSERVVHFDSGDSFQGAPIFNFYAGEPEVRALSAMGVDAAVIGNHEFDRGALNVTQQFQRWGSFSSLVANYKFDNPQNPDSPKLSTIAKPFTVINREGLKIAVIGMGNLSSLTSIFDQPNRLGITPLNTVETAQGYIDLVRPYADVVVMLTHLGLETDQRMVRETTGIDVVLGGHNHVVINPPQQVRDCSADPAHPGFIWTLDPDLDLDPDAPPPHDEKHPDPVDHPYMMKRLCKPRNVVIAHSGAFAKYVGRLDVVLSNDPAEASPNGDPSAYEAINKFEIVSHKYTAFPIDAQVPEDPVVVDMLQPYRRTLDRVADLDLLVGYAPQGSKRTAPGGGDSPLGNLVAAAMWLRLGIQTDFSLTNTGGIRADLNPGPVTIEQMYNIFPFDNSITKMQLTGVEVQDLFDYVARRSASRGCTSQVQIAGARVRLDCAECARPGAGPSCVNDSDCREGTKGFCQRAAGQEAGFCPVTSCADEVYIGHTSITCQADAECPPDANGKPHPGSCDTRGTKRCLALIAPTNLYELATSNYLAAGGSGFRVLQRNTTQFDTKIQQRDALIDYLRQQKPCGYIGEEAGTPEGLKACGRDSDCAGAGIDAVCACPGQAQAEEASGAAVCVTNGSCDPSVGRCVDRGCRDSVAVFHNRVCAASPDRPNCEIDRDACSIAGEECKILSCVDARAGNFSDDRQEMIGR, via the coding sequence ACGTCGGACATTCACTCGCGGCTGCTCCCGTACGATCTGTTGGTGACCCAAGTCGACGCGGATCTGGGCCTCGGGACCCTCGGTCAGCTGAGCAACGTGGGCGGGGTCGCGCGCATGTCGTATGTGCTCGCGCGCGAGCGGGCGCGCTCCGAGCGGGTGGTGCACTTCGACTCCGGCGATTCGTTTCAAGGCGCGCCCATCTTCAATTTTTACGCGGGCGAGCCCGAGGTGCGCGCGCTCTCCGCCATGGGGGTCGACGCGGCGGTCATCGGCAATCACGAGTTCGACCGCGGCGCCCTCAATGTGACGCAGCAGTTCCAGCGCTGGGGCTCGTTTTCGTCGTTGGTGGCCAATTACAAATTCGACAATCCGCAAAACCCCGATAGCCCGAAGCTCTCCACCATCGCCAAACCATTTACGGTCATCAACCGCGAAGGCTTGAAGATCGCGGTCATCGGCATGGGGAATCTCTCGAGCCTCACCTCGATTTTCGATCAACCGAATCGATTGGGCATCACCCCGCTCAACACGGTGGAGACCGCGCAAGGCTACATCGATCTGGTGCGGCCGTACGCGGATGTCGTGGTCATGCTCACGCACCTGGGCCTCGAGACGGATCAGCGCATGGTGCGCGAGACCACCGGCATCGATGTGGTGCTCGGCGGGCACAATCACGTGGTCATCAACCCGCCGCAACAGGTCCGCGATTGCAGCGCCGATCCGGCCCACCCGGGCTTCATCTGGACCCTCGATCCGGATCTGGACCTCGATCCCGACGCGCCGCCACCCCACGACGAGAAACACCCCGATCCGGTCGATCACCCCTACATGATGAAGCGCCTGTGCAAACCACGAAACGTGGTGATCGCGCACTCGGGGGCATTTGCCAAATACGTGGGCCGCCTCGACGTGGTCTTATCGAACGATCCGGCGGAGGCGAGCCCCAACGGCGATCCCAGCGCGTACGAGGCCATCAACAAGTTCGAAATCGTTTCGCACAAATACACGGCGTTCCCCATCGACGCGCAGGTGCCGGAGGATCCGGTGGTGGTCGATATGCTGCAGCCGTACCGGCGCACCTTGGACCGGGTGGCCGACTTGGATCTTCTGGTGGGCTATGCTCCGCAAGGCTCCAAGCGCACGGCCCCGGGCGGCGGCGACTCACCGCTCGGCAATTTGGTCGCGGCGGCCATGTGGCTGCGGCTCGGCATCCAAACGGACTTTTCGCTCACCAACACGGGCGGCATCCGCGCCGATTTGAATCCCGGGCCGGTCACCATCGAGCAGATGTACAACATCTTCCCCTTCGACAACTCGATCACCAAGATGCAGCTCACGGGGGTCGAGGTGCAGGATCTCTTCGACTACGTCGCGCGCCGCTCCGCCTCGCGCGGCTGCACGTCGCAGGTGCAAATCGCAGGGGCCCGCGTGAGGCTCGATTGCGCCGAGTGCGCGCGCCCCGGCGCGGGGCCGAGCTGCGTGAACGACTCCGATTGCCGGGAGGGCACCAAGGGGTTCTGCCAAAGAGCGGCGGGCCAAGAGGCCGGATTTTGCCCCGTCACCAGCTGCGCCGATGAAGTCTACATCGGGCATACCAGCATCACGTGCCAGGCGGACGCGGAGTGCCCGCCGGACGCAAACGGGAAGCCGCACCCCGGCTCCTGCGATACGCGCGGGACCAAGCGGTGTTTGGCGTTGATCGCGCCCACCAACCTCTACGAGCTCGCGACCAGCAATTACCTGGCGGCGGGCGGCTCGGGGTTTCGCGTCCTTCAACGCAATACGACGCAGTTCGATACGAAGATCCAGCAGCGCGATGCGCTGATCGATTATCTGCGGCAGCAGAAGCCATGCGGCTACATCGGCGAGGAGGCGGGAACACCGGAGGGGCTAAAGGCGTGCGGCCGCGATTCGGATTGCGCCGGCGCCGGCATCGACGCGGTGTGCGCGTGCCCCGGCCAGGCGCAGGCCGAGGAGGCATCGGGCGCCGCCGTGTGCGTGACCAACGGGAGCTGCGATCCGTCCGTCGGGCGCTGCGTGGATCGCGGATGCCGCGACTCGGTGGCCGTGTTTCACAACCGCGTGTGCGCCGCGTCGCCCGATCGGCCCAACTGCGAGATCGATCGCGATGCGTGCTCCATCGCCGGCGAAGAGTGCAAAATCTTGTCGTGCGTGGACGCGCGGGCGGGGAATTTTTCGGATGATCGCCAGGAGATGATCGGCCGATGA